The following are encoded together in the Poseidonibacter lekithochrous genome:
- a CDS encoding LysE family translocator: MNILSFLIYCIIITFTPGPTHIVTLSTVQNYGVKRAISFCYGSSIAFTIILVLSVVLNSLLTSFLPKATAIMQIIGAAYILYLAYQIYHMNNIVNNNKNFGTFKSGFLMQFINPKVILFSITIFPSFIMPYYNSLNELLLFAIIISIIGSLSFFFWVIFGNLMKSFLIKNKKASNILLSLFLVYCAIMISGVTGT; the protein is encoded by the coding sequence ATGAATATATTATCGTTTTTAATCTATTGTATTATAATCACATTTACCCCAGGTCCTACACATATAGTTACATTATCAACTGTTCAAAACTATGGTGTAAAAAGAGCAATTAGCTTTTGTTATGGTTCATCTATTGCATTTACAATTATATTAGTATTATCTGTAGTATTAAACTCTTTATTGACTTCGTTTCTACCAAAAGCTACGGCGATTATGCAAATAATCGGAGCAGCCTATATCTTATATTTGGCGTACCAAATTTATCATATGAATAATATAGTAAATAATAATAAAAATTTTGGTACTTTTAAATCTGGATTTTTAATGCAATTTATAAATCCAAAAGTAATCTTATTTTCTATAACAATTTTTCCAAGTTTTATTATGCCTTATTACAATTCTTTAAATGAGCTACTTTTATTTGCTATTATTATTTCAATCATAGGGTCTTTATCATTCTTTTTTTGGGTAATATTTGGAAATCTCATGAAATCATTTTTAATAAAAAACAAAAAAGCTTCAAACATTTTATTGTCCCTATTTTTAGTATATTGTGCTATTATGATATCGGGTGTTACTGGTACTTAG
- a CDS encoding rhomboid family intramembrane serine protease, with protein sequence MLKNLSKSSFTAVNITIVITVLMYLAQESITRGGLYMGLNMYFVVYDFWWQPLTTMFAHGGLMHLAMNMFVLFQFGGLIEKYRGTKEFLLLYFVCGILTSLISFAYIYFLDNQVNLVGASGAICALLGYVAYLDKSQRSGIITWVLLISVAPLLIGMPIAWYAHFIGLGLGFIYAMIRR encoded by the coding sequence ATGCTAAAAAACTTAAGTAAATCAAGCTTCACTGCTGTAAATATAACTATTGTAATCACTGTTCTAATGTATTTAGCCCAAGAGAGTATAACTCGTGGTGGTTTATATATGGGACTAAATATGTATTTTGTAGTATATGATTTTTGGTGGCAACCTCTAACTACTATGTTTGCTCATGGTGGACTTATGCACCTTGCTATGAATATGTTTGTACTATTTCAGTTTGGTGGATTAATAGAGAAATATAGAGGAACTAAAGAGTTCTTATTACTGTATTTTGTATGTGGAATATTAACTTCTTTAATATCTTTTGCCTATATATACTTTTTAGATAATCAAGTAAATCTAGTAGGTGCATCTGGTGCTATTTGTGCTCTGCTTGGATATGTAGCTTATTTAGATAAATCTCAAAGAAGTGGAATTATTACATGGGTTTTACTAATCTCTGTAGCACCACTACTTATAGGTATGCCAATTGCTTGGTATGCACACTTCATTGGTCTTGGTCTTGGTTTTATTTATGCCATGATTAGAAGATAA
- the lon gene encoding endopeptidase La: MELENYDKFPQDIPLIIEDEIFLYPFMIAPLFLNSDDNISAVEHAIEENKLVIVAVSKQGKEGKREDDSFYDVGVVGNIMRKVSLPDGKIKVLFQGLSKGRINQFDQEQPVLCNVDILENKPFEEESVKSVISVLVEQVKKLSRLNSKFPADLIKTIEENDDATRIADLISSVLKVKKDDAYKLFAQTDIEQRLLDIIEVIKKEIESFKIQKEITQKVNSKIEKTHKDYFLKEQIKAINKELGTDNKKDEEIKAYKKRLKQLKPHMPKDGYKETKKQVDKLSRMHQDSPDASLLQTYIEQVLDIPFGEYSDEKISVNNVEKQLNKDHYSLIKPKERILEYFAVKQLLEQRNIEDLKSKGTVLCFVGPPGVGKTSLANSISKALQRPLVRVALGGMEDVNELRGHRRTYVGAMPGRLVKGLVDAKKMNPVMVLDEIDKLGANHRGDPTAVMLEVLDPEQNNEFRDLYLNFAIDLSQIIFVSTANDIRRIPPALKDRMEFIEISSYTPNEKYHIAKDYLIPQELVKHGLNKSEISLSKPTIEMIIAKYTREAGVRNLRRVFSKLFRKAAKKLLTDDKLEKVSISTKNLKTYLDNPIFEIDPADKKNSIGIANGLAWTAVGGDVLKSEAIKLKGKGMLSVTGNLGDVMKESSRISYSVVKVLIDKGALEINQDIIPKSFKEKDEDTKLDSSEVYKRYDIHLHIPEGATPKDGPSAGITMALTIASILSEREIKSDIAMTGELTLSGKVLPIGGLKEKLIAAFKAKMTKALIPRKNFERDLEDIPEEVKKAMELKPVDVIEDVLKEALV, translated from the coding sequence ATGGAATTAGAAAATTATGATAAGTTTCCACAAGACATACCATTAATTATAGAGGATGAGATATTTTTATACCCTTTCATGATTGCTCCACTTTTTTTAAACAGTGATGATAATATCAGTGCTGTTGAGCATGCAATTGAAGAGAACAAGTTAGTTATTGTTGCTGTTTCAAAGCAAGGAAAAGAAGGGAAAAGAGAAGACGATTCTTTTTATGATGTTGGTGTTGTTGGTAATATTATGAGAAAAGTATCTTTACCAGATGGTAAAATTAAAGTACTTTTCCAAGGTTTATCAAAAGGTAGAATTAATCAATTCGACCAAGAACAACCAGTGTTATGTAATGTTGATATTTTGGAAAACAAACCTTTCGAAGAAGAGAGTGTTAAATCAGTTATTTCTGTTTTAGTTGAGCAAGTTAAAAAACTTTCTAGACTAAATTCTAAATTTCCAGCTGATTTAATCAAAACTATTGAAGAAAATGATGATGCAACTAGAATTGCTGATTTAATTTCATCTGTATTAAAAGTTAAAAAAGATGATGCTTACAAGTTATTTGCTCAAACTGATATTGAACAAAGATTACTTGATATTATTGAAGTAATAAAAAAAGAGATTGAGTCTTTTAAAATTCAAAAAGAGATTACTCAAAAAGTAAACTCTAAAATTGAAAAAACTCATAAAGATTACTTCTTAAAAGAGCAAATCAAAGCTATTAATAAAGAACTTGGTACTGATAATAAAAAAGACGAAGAGATTAAAGCTTATAAAAAAAGACTTAAACAACTTAAGCCTCATATGCCAAAAGATGGATATAAAGAGACTAAAAAACAAGTTGATAAATTAAGCAGAATGCACCAAGATTCTCCTGATGCTTCACTTTTACAAACTTATATTGAACAAGTTCTAGATATTCCATTTGGTGAATATTCTGATGAAAAAATCTCTGTTAATAATGTTGAAAAACAATTAAACAAAGATCACTATTCATTAATCAAACCAAAAGAGAGAATCTTAGAATACTTCGCTGTAAAACAATTATTAGAGCAAAGAAATATTGAAGATTTAAAATCAAAAGGTACAGTTCTTTGTTTTGTGGGACCTCCAGGTGTTGGTAAAACTTCACTTGCAAACTCAATTTCTAAAGCACTTCAAAGACCACTTGTAAGAGTTGCTCTTGGTGGAATGGAAGATGTAAATGAGTTAAGAGGACATAGAAGAACTTATGTAGGAGCAATGCCTGGACGACTTGTAAAAGGTCTAGTTGATGCTAAAAAAATGAATCCAGTAATGGTTTTAGATGAGATTGATAAGCTTGGTGCTAATCATAGAGGTGATCCAACTGCTGTAATGTTAGAAGTTTTAGATCCTGAACAAAACAATGAATTCAGAGATTTATACCTAAACTTTGCGATTGATTTATCTCAAATTATTTTTGTATCAACTGCAAATGATATTAGAAGAATTCCACCTGCATTAAAAGATAGAATGGAATTTATTGAGATTTCTTCATATACACCAAATGAGAAATACCATATTGCAAAAGATTACTTAATTCCTCAAGAGTTAGTAAAACATGGTTTAAATAAGTCAGAGATTTCTTTATCTAAACCAACAATTGAAATGATTATTGCTAAATATACAAGAGAAGCAGGTGTTAGAAACTTAAGACGTGTATTCTCTAAATTATTTAGAAAAGCAGCTAAGAAATTACTTACTGATGATAAGTTAGAAAAAGTATCTATTTCTACTAAGAATTTAAAAACATACTTAGATAACCCAATCTTTGAAATTGACCCAGCTGATAAGAAAAACTCAATTGGTATTGCAAATGGTTTAGCTTGGACAGCAGTAGGTGGAGATGTTCTTAAATCTGAGGCTATTAAGCTTAAAGGTAAAGGAATGTTATCTGTTACTGGTAACTTAGGTGATGTAATGAAAGAATCATCTAGAATCTCTTATTCTGTTGTAAAAGTTTTAATTGACAAGGGTGCTTTAGAGATTAATCAAGATATTATTCCTAAATCATTCAAAGAAAAAGACGAAGATACAAAACTAGATTCTAGTGAAGTATATAAAAGATATGATATTCACTTACATATCCCAGAAGGTGCTACTCCTAAAGATGGACCAAGTGCTGGTATTACAATGGCATTAACAATTGCTTCTATTTTAAGTGAAAGAGAAATCAAGTCTGATATTGCTATGACAGGTGAGTTAACTCTATCTGGAAAAGTATTACCAATTGGTGGATTAAAAGAAAAATTAATTGCAGCCTTTAAAGCAAAAATGACAAAAGCATTAATTCCTAGAAAGAACTTCGAGAGAGATTTAGAAGATATCCCTGAAGAAGTGAAAAAAGCTATGGAACTTAAACCTGTAGATGTTATTGAAGATGTTTTAAAAGAAGCATTAGTATAA
- a CDS encoding AraC family transcriptional regulator: MDKFIYKNKLDITALSAKMSKFSYKKHAHEEYTLGVTLNGVQQYNLEGKSLASHKNGVMLFNPEQVHDGSAGNYKDGLDYLMLYIKPELFLDALEKKDIVTFSQPIVYKEKLKNDILNLSYSILNNKDITLCNELFLNLVNNFTSKDFSLEYKNETEFIKKAKEIIYYNLDEVLDIDEISKELNISKFHFIRVFKANTGITPYQYFLNCKIIHAKKHLDITKDLYGTIVEFGFTDLSHLNRHFKRVYGVTAYEYISKS, encoded by the coding sequence ATGGATAAATTTATATATAAAAACAAATTAGATATTACAGCCTTATCTGCAAAAATGAGTAAATTCTCTTATAAGAAACATGCCCATGAAGAGTATACTTTAGGAGTGACTTTAAATGGTGTACAACAATATAATTTAGAAGGGAAATCACTAGCTTCTCATAAAAATGGAGTTATGCTTTTTAATCCAGAACAAGTACATGATGGAAGTGCAGGAAACTACAAAGATGGCTTAGATTATCTAATGCTTTATATTAAACCTGAACTGTTTTTAGATGCTTTAGAGAAAAAGGATATAGTTACTTTCTCACAACCTATCGTTTATAAAGAAAAACTAAAAAATGATATATTGAATCTTTCTTATTCAATTTTAAATAATAAAGATATTACTTTATGTAATGAATTGTTTTTAAATTTAGTAAATAATTTTACTTCCAAGGATTTCTCTTTAGAATATAAAAATGAAACAGAGTTTATAAAAAAAGCTAAAGAGATTATCTATTATAACCTTGATGAAGTTTTAGATATAGATGAAATTTCTAAAGAACTAAACATTTCAAAATTTCATTTTATTAGAGTTTTCAAAGCAAATACAGGAATAACACCTTATCAATATTTTCTAAACTGCAAGATAATTCATGCAAAAAAGCATTTAGATATAACAAAAGATTTATATGGAACTATAGTTGAATTTGGATTTACCGACCTATCTCATTTAAATAGGCACTTTAAAAGAGTTTACGGAGTTACAGCTTATGAGTATATATCAAAAAGTTGA
- a CDS encoding Y-family DNA polymerase translates to MFLHLDLDCFFASAHRTLDNSLHNIPIAVGGRSNLNIFSSKKEVRKISSNSGAFVSTILTNEGQKSFKDYFVDQDGRIRGIITTCSYEARDYGVKTAMTVNEALRLCPHLKMLAPNYPLYHDLSEKLKALLQKEMPLIEQFSIDEFFGDVTGYLEEDEVEEFAYKLKQKVFDELKLPISIGIANTKFLSKLITEHAKPDGVKFVPKDKIAQFTKDIPIKEFPGIGKAFQEKLSGYAIKTLGDIKKNRELFCSWKKPGIDLYNRVCGIRDNKLTLEREKKSIGIGRSFDAIFDRVEIRRRVIILSRYLCFLVRKANVNPLTYAIKIQYEYKVKSKNYINVNRIFNETDFKEAMAKLFDDNDIHPTHGVVQLSITVSNFAKTNEYTYNLFEYEGDLKKKELTDQVQKLRTKFGIDIIKSASELKND, encoded by the coding sequence ATGTTTTTACACCTAGACCTAGACTGCTTTTTTGCATCCGCACATCGTACCTTAGATAATTCACTTCATAATATTCCAATTGCTGTTGGAGGAAGAAGTAATCTTAATATTTTTTCTTCAAAAAAAGAGGTTAGAAAAATCTCTTCAAATTCAGGAGCTTTTGTAAGTACTATTCTTACAAATGAAGGCCAAAAGAGTTTCAAAGATTATTTTGTAGATCAAGATGGAAGAATTAGAGGGATTATTACTACTTGTTCTTATGAAGCTAGAGATTATGGAGTGAAAACTGCCATGACAGTAAATGAGGCTTTGAGATTATGTCCTCATTTAAAAATGCTAGCACCAAACTATCCTTTATATCATGATTTATCAGAGAAACTAAAAGCACTATTACAAAAAGAGATGCCTTTGATTGAACAGTTCTCAATTGATGAATTCTTTGGAGATGTTACAGGTTATTTAGAAGAAGATGAGGTAGAAGAGTTTGCATACAAGTTAAAACAGAAAGTTTTTGATGAGCTTAAACTTCCAATTTCTATTGGTATTGCTAATACAAAATTTTTATCTAAACTAATAACAGAACATGCAAAACCAGATGGAGTAAAGTTCGTACCAAAAGATAAAATTGCCCAATTCACTAAAGATATTCCTATCAAAGAGTTCCCTGGAATTGGAAAAGCTTTCCAAGAAAAACTATCAGGTTATGCTATTAAGACTTTAGGGGATATCAAAAAAAATAGAGAATTATTTTGTTCTTGGAAGAAACCCGGAATTGATTTATACAATCGTGTATGTGGAATAAGAGATAATAAACTAACTTTAGAGAGAGAAAAAAAATCCATAGGAATAGGGCGAAGCTTTGATGCTATTTTTGATAGGGTTGAAATTCGAAGAAGAGTGATAATTCTTAGTAGATATTTGTGCTTTTTAGTTCGAAAAGCAAATGTAAACCCTTTGACTTATGCTATTAAAATACAATATGAATACAAAGTAAAATCCAAAAACTATATAAATGTAAATAGAATATTCAATGAAACAGACTTCAAAGAAGCAATGGCAAAACTCTTTGATGACAATGATATTCATCCAACTCATGGGGTTGTTCAGCTTTCAATTACTGTATCAAATTTTGCTAAGACAAATGAATATACTTATAATCTTTTTGAGTATGAAGGTGATTTAAAAAAGAAAGAACTAACAGACCAAGTACAAAAATTAAGAACTAAATTTGGTATTGATATTATCAAAAGTGCTAGTGAGCTGAAAAACGACTAG
- the bamD gene encoding outer membrane protein assembly factor BamD, with protein MITSFKIKNILLASSLVFIFTACSSKKEAAEYNKPALYWYNKMVTQITKGDLDEADDTYTSLESEHRNSPLIPTSILILVNGHIDAEEYALANFYLDEYIKRFALSKNIDYARYLKIKANFLGFRYQFRDQALIEKTIEEIEEFKLRYKSSPYMPLVDTMNARLYMAKALLDQEIADLYKRKDKEKAAAIYNEKVKESWINPEEIIEPKVPFYRSIFE; from the coding sequence ATGATAACAAGCTTTAAAATTAAGAATATATTACTTGCGTCAAGTTTAGTTTTTATTTTTACTGCGTGTTCTAGTAAGAAAGAAGCGGCAGAATATAACAAACCAGCACTATATTGGTACAACAAAATGGTAACTCAAATCACAAAAGGTGATTTAGATGAAGCTGATGATACATATACATCTTTAGAAAGTGAGCACAGAAACTCGCCATTAATCCCAACATCTATACTTATTTTAGTAAATGGACATATTGATGCAGAAGAGTATGCTTTAGCAAACTTCTATTTAGATGAATATATTAAGAGATTTGCGTTAAGCAAAAATATTGATTATGCAAGATATTTAAAAATCAAAGCTAACTTTTTAGGTTTTAGATACCAATTTAGAGATCAAGCATTAATTGAAAAAACAATTGAAGAGATTGAAGAATTCAAATTGAGATATAAATCATCTCCATATATGCCTTTAGTAGACACTATGAATGCAAGATTATATATGGCTAAAGCACTTTTAGATCAAGAAATTGCTGATTTATACAAAAGAAAAGATAAAGAAAAGGCTGCTGCAATCTATAATGAAAAAGTAAAAGAATCTTGGATTAATCCAGAGGAAATTATAGAGCCTAAAGTTCCATTTTATAGATCAATATTCGAATAA
- a CDS encoding pyrroline-5-carboxylate reductase, with the protein MKLTIIGNGIMAQSLARGLVKNYEVEIIGRDTNKLNAVKEKIPEVSVRTLNDNEDITDKNIIFCVKPYALQSVSARLSGKANVLLSILAGTTLESLKRQIESKHYVRTMPNVAASVQNSMTTITGDNEAKNMAVDIFSTIGKAIWVNTENQLDIATAVAGSGPAFLALVAEALADGAVKAGLERHISTQLVQGLFSGTASLLKHSHPAIIKDSVMSPGGTTAAGYAQLEEGAVRDSMIKAINVAYEKALELAKK; encoded by the coding sequence ATGAAGCTAACTATCATAGGAAATGGAATTATGGCTCAATCATTAGCTAGAGGATTAGTAAAAAACTATGAAGTTGAAATCATAGGAAGAGATACTAATAAGCTAAATGCAGTGAAAGAGAAAATTCCAGAAGTTTCAGTAAGAACATTAAATGACAATGAAGATATAACAGATAAAAATATAATTTTTTGTGTAAAACCATATGCACTTCAAAGTGTATCAGCAAGATTATCAGGAAAAGCGAATGTATTATTATCAATCTTAGCAGGTACTACTCTTGAATCATTAAAGAGACAAATTGAATCTAAACATTATGTAAGAACTATGCCAAATGTAGCAGCATCAGTACAAAACTCAATGACAACAATCACAGGAGATAATGAAGCTAAAAATATGGCAGTTGATATTTTCTCTACAATTGGAAAAGCAATTTGGGTAAATACTGAAAATCAATTAGATATTGCAACTGCGGTTGCTGGTTCTGGTCCTGCATTCTTGGCACTTGTAGCAGAAGCTCTTGCCGATGGTGCTGTTAAAGCTGGACTTGAGAGACATATCTCAACTCAATTAGTTCAAGGATTATTTTCAGGAACTGCATCACTATTAAAACACTCACATCCTGCAATCATCAAAGATTCAGTTATGAGTCCAGGTGGAACTACTGCTGCTGGTTATGCACAACTTGAAGAAGGTGCAGTAAGAGATTCTATGATTAAAGCAATAAACGTAGCTTATGAAAAAGCTCTAGAGCTTGCAAAAAAATAG